The proteins below come from a single Ciona intestinalis unplaced genomic scaffold, KH HT000116.2, whole genome shotgun sequence genomic window:
- the LOC100183390 gene encoding phosphatase and actin regulator 2 isoform X2: MSNFSRSYSDSVAIDQDEQPDDKKKADHRLSVPVEQTSDEIKTRKDKAQSNWTKIFRPWRWKKKKRSEKFTKTATSLERKISVRSTREDLIKRGLLTETNGEPASTLEKPVVQSSDEQDELNEVDQQDDTISSAMNRFPSLPKQSDSIRNRRRSPSDPSVAMRSDNDLNRNNATHAACQAKSEASTHYIHQKYPSDEVTRDKGENDARRHFHRHSYQIATSSSNSLNRGDDRLNVGRFQMRGSGGNDLVAVGIIGHNAPGSRSAVSYSGPTPIPAERSFPRSSDSLKNAEQRFNDEHSLTTAASLPPALAARLSQDLSNAISNSLKSQVASKTQEKSHPYRESSKQDHVHSNIANPRSSQDNARLTSKSETSKPVQHISANESLISPRPVAAKRTEQSIVGKSATHVVKGPPPKPPPKPSKQVINKATEQYKRSSVEVKDSSQVPLPPPQYSKPRKPEHLVPNIPTGDVRFAGSAEIIQRTTQINIPQYLRENCTESENNSSTAACDSDSDSSGPILYRDDDDEDDEVDDAGGLAAKVARRDTLALRLANRPNRTELEQRNIISSPQKTEEERSAVKVNLTRRLSQRPTKSELQQRNILPNETPEARVKEREEVKRQLTRKLSMRPTVKELIERKVLINWHEYVEVYEVQNYDRRGDKPWTRLTPADKASIRKELNEFKANEMTVHEDSRRYTRFHKP, from the exons ATGTCAAACTTTTCAAGGTCGTACAGTGACTCGGTCGCAATCGACCAGGACGAACAACCTGATGACAAAAAgaaag CAGATCATCGTTTGAGTGTTCCGGTTGAACAAACTAGTGATGAAATCAAAACAAGAAAAGACAAAGCACAAAGCAACTGGACCAAAATTTTTCGTCCATGGAGatggaagaaaaaaaagagaagCGAAAAATTTACAAAGACTGCAACAT CTCTTGAGAGAAAGATATCTGTTCGTAGCACGCGAGAGGACTTGATCAAACGTGGTCTGTTAACAGAAACCAATGGTGAACCTG CATCAACTTTGGAGAAACCAGTTGTTCAATCAAGTGATGAACAAGACGAGTTGAATGAAGTTGATCAACAAGATGATACGATTTCATCTGCAATGAATCGTTTTCCATCCCTGCCAAAACAATCAGATTCGATTCGAAATCGCCGTCGTTCCCCTTCAG ACCCATCAGTGGCCATGCGTTCTGACAACGATCTGAATAGAAATAACGCAACACATGCAGCATGCCAAGCAAAATCTGAAGCAAGCACTCATTATAt ACATCAGAAATATCCATCAGATGAAGTGACGAGAGATAAAGGTGAAAACGATGCTCGAAGACATTTTCACAGACATTCATATCAGATCGCAACTTCTTCCTCTAACAGCCTCAATCGAGGAGATGACAGATTAAATGTTGGTAGATTTCAAATGCGTGGTTCAGGTGGCAATGATCTTGTTGCAGTTGGAATTATTGGTCACAATGCACCAGGTTCACGATCTGCAGTCTCATACAGTGGTCCTACTCCAATACCTGCAGAAAGAAGCTTTCCCAGGTCATCGGATTCATTGAAAAATGCTGAACAGCGTTTCAATGATGAACACAGCCTTACAACGGCTGCTTCATTGCCTCCTGCTTTAGCAGCAAGGCTCTCTCAAGATTTAAGCAATGCTATTTCCAACAGTCTGAAGAGCCAGGTTGCATCAAAGACACAAGAGAAGAGCCATCCTTACCGAGAATCAAGCAAACAAGATCATGTGCATTCCAATATTGCTAATCCTag aAGTTCCCAAGATAATGCCCGACTTACCTCAAAAAGTGAGACATCCAAACCTGTACAGCATATTAGTGCAAATGAAAGTTTAATTTCCCCGCGGCCTGTTGCTGCTAAAAGAACTGAG CAAAGTATTGTTGGAAAATCGGCAACCCATGTTGTAAAAGGCCCACCACCAAAACCGCCCCCAAAACCATCAAAACAAGTGATAAACAAG GCAACAGAGCAGTATAAACGATCAAGTGTTGAGGTGAAAGATTCTTCCCAAGTTCCACTGCCACCACCACAGTATAGCAAACCTAGAAAGCCAG AACACTTGGTGCCAAATATTCCGACTGGTGATGTGAGGTTTGCTGGAAGTGCTGAGATTATACAGAGAACTACACAGATCAATATACCACA atatttaaGAGAAAATTGCACAGAAAGTGAAAACAATTCCTCAACTGCCGCTTGTGATTCCGACTCTGATTCATCGGGACCAATCCTTTATCGCGATGATGATGATGAGGATGATGAAG ttgatGATGCTGGTGGCCTTGCTGCAAAAGTAGCTCGACGTGATACACTTGCTCTACGCCTCGCTAACCGACCAAATCGTACAGAGTtggaacaaagaaatattatatcCAGTCCCCAGAAGACAGAGGAAGAAAGATCAGCGGTTAAAGTTAATCTTACAAG ACGTTTGAGTCAACGCCCAACCAAGTCCGAATTACAGCAACGCAACATCTTGCCTAATGAAACTCCTGAAGCGAGAGTTAAGGAGAGGGAGGAG GTGAAACGTCAGTTAACTCGAAAATTATCAATGCGACCAACAGTGAAGGAACtaatagaaagaaaagttCTCATAAATTGGCATGAGTATGTAGAAGTGTATGAAGTGCAGAATTATGATCGACGGGGAGATAAACCTTGGACAAGGTTGACACCGGCAGATAAA GCCTCAATCCGCAAAGAGTTAAATGAGTTCAAAGCGAATGAAATGACAGTTCATGAAGACTCACGACGATATACTCGATTTCATAAACCATGA
- the LOC100183390 gene encoding phosphatase and actin regulator 2 isoform X4 — protein sequence MSNFSRSYSDSVAIDQDEQPDDKKKADHRLSVPVEQTSDEIKTRKDKAQSNWTKIFRPWRWKKKKRSEKFTKTATSLERKISVRSTREDLIKRGLLTETNGEPAASTLEKPVVQSSDEQDELNEVDQQDDTISSAMNRFPSLPKQSDSIRNRRRSPSDPSVAMRSDNDLNRNNATHAACQAKSEASTHYIHQKYPSDEVTRDKGENDARRHFHRHSYQIATSSSNSLNRGDDRLNVGRFQMRGSGGNDLVAVGIIGHNAPGSRSAVSYSGPTPIPAERSFPRSSDSLKNAEQRFNDEHSLTTAASLPPALAARLSQDLSNAISNSLKSQVASKTQEKSHPYRESSKQDHVHSNIANPSSQDNARLTSKSETSKPVQHISANESLISPRPVAAKRTEQSIVGKSATHVVKGPPPKPPPKPSKQVINKATEQYKRSSVEVKDSSQVPLPPPQYSKPRKPEHLVPNIPTGDVRFAGSAEIIQRTTQINIPQYLRENCTESENNSSTAACDSDSDSSGPILYRDDDDEDDEVDDAGGLAAKVARRDTLALRLANRPNRTELEQRNIISSPQKTEEERSAVKVNLTRRLSQRPTKSELQQRNILPNETPEARVKEREEVKRQLTRKLSMRPTVKELIERKVLINWHEYVEVYEVQNYDRRGDKPWTRLTPADKASIRKELNEFKANEMTVHEDSRRYTRFHKP from the exons ATGTCAAACTTTTCAAGGTCGTACAGTGACTCGGTCGCAATCGACCAGGACGAACAACCTGATGACAAAAAgaaag CAGATCATCGTTTGAGTGTTCCGGTTGAACAAACTAGTGATGAAATCAAAACAAGAAAAGACAAAGCACAAAGCAACTGGACCAAAATTTTTCGTCCATGGAGatggaagaaaaaaaagagaagCGAAAAATTTACAAAGACTGCAACAT CTCTTGAGAGAAAGATATCTGTTCGTAGCACGCGAGAGGACTTGATCAAACGTGGTCTGTTAACAGAAACCAATGGTGAACCTG CAGCATCAACTTTGGAGAAACCAGTTGTTCAATCAAGTGATGAACAAGACGAGTTGAATGAAGTTGATCAACAAGATGATACGATTTCATCTGCAATGAATCGTTTTCCATCCCTGCCAAAACAATCAGATTCGATTCGAAATCGCCGTCGTTCCCCTTCAG ACCCATCAGTGGCCATGCGTTCTGACAACGATCTGAATAGAAATAACGCAACACATGCAGCATGCCAAGCAAAATCTGAAGCAAGCACTCATTATAt ACATCAGAAATATCCATCAGATGAAGTGACGAGAGATAAAGGTGAAAACGATGCTCGAAGACATTTTCACAGACATTCATATCAGATCGCAACTTCTTCCTCTAACAGCCTCAATCGAGGAGATGACAGATTAAATGTTGGTAGATTTCAAATGCGTGGTTCAGGTGGCAATGATCTTGTTGCAGTTGGAATTATTGGTCACAATGCACCAGGTTCACGATCTGCAGTCTCATACAGTGGTCCTACTCCAATACCTGCAGAAAGAAGCTTTCCCAGGTCATCGGATTCATTGAAAAATGCTGAACAGCGTTTCAATGATGAACACAGCCTTACAACGGCTGCTTCATTGCCTCCTGCTTTAGCAGCAAGGCTCTCTCAAGATTTAAGCAATGCTATTTCCAACAGTCTGAAGAGCCAGGTTGCATCAAAGACACAAGAGAAGAGCCATCCTTACCGAGAATCAAGCAAACAAGATCATGTGCATTCCAATATTGCTAATCCTag TTCCCAAGATAATGCCCGACTTACCTCAAAAAGTGAGACATCCAAACCTGTACAGCATATTAGTGCAAATGAAAGTTTAATTTCCCCGCGGCCTGTTGCTGCTAAAAGAACTGAG CAAAGTATTGTTGGAAAATCGGCAACCCATGTTGTAAAAGGCCCACCACCAAAACCGCCCCCAAAACCATCAAAACAAGTGATAAACAAG GCAACAGAGCAGTATAAACGATCAAGTGTTGAGGTGAAAGATTCTTCCCAAGTTCCACTGCCACCACCACAGTATAGCAAACCTAGAAAGCCAG AACACTTGGTGCCAAATATTCCGACTGGTGATGTGAGGTTTGCTGGAAGTGCTGAGATTATACAGAGAACTACACAGATCAATATACCACA atatttaaGAGAAAATTGCACAGAAAGTGAAAACAATTCCTCAACTGCCGCTTGTGATTCCGACTCTGATTCATCGGGACCAATCCTTTATCGCGATGATGATGATGAGGATGATGAAG ttgatGATGCTGGTGGCCTTGCTGCAAAAGTAGCTCGACGTGATACACTTGCTCTACGCCTCGCTAACCGACCAAATCGTACAGAGTtggaacaaagaaatattatatcCAGTCCCCAGAAGACAGAGGAAGAAAGATCAGCGGTTAAAGTTAATCTTACAAG ACGTTTGAGTCAACGCCCAACCAAGTCCGAATTACAGCAACGCAACATCTTGCCTAATGAAACTCCTGAAGCGAGAGTTAAGGAGAGGGAGGAG GTGAAACGTCAGTTAACTCGAAAATTATCAATGCGACCAACAGTGAAGGAACtaatagaaagaaaagttCTCATAAATTGGCATGAGTATGTAGAAGTGTATGAAGTGCAGAATTATGATCGACGGGGAGATAAACCTTGGACAAGGTTGACACCGGCAGATAAA GCCTCAATCCGCAAAGAGTTAAATGAGTTCAAAGCGAATGAAATGACAGTTCATGAAGACTCACGACGATATACTCGATTTCATAAACCATGA
- the LOC100183390 gene encoding phosphatase and actin regulator 2 isoform X3 codes for MSNFSRSYSDSVAIDQDEQPDDKKKDHRLSVPVEQTSDEIKTRKDKAQSNWTKIFRPWRWKKKKRSEKFTKTATSLERKISVRSTREDLIKRGLLTETNGEPAASTLEKPVVQSSDEQDELNEVDQQDDTISSAMNRFPSLPKQSDSIRNRRRSPSDPSVAMRSDNDLNRNNATHAACQAKSEASTHYIHQKYPSDEVTRDKGENDARRHFHRHSYQIATSSSNSLNRGDDRLNVGRFQMRGSGGNDLVAVGIIGHNAPGSRSAVSYSGPTPIPAERSFPRSSDSLKNAEQRFNDEHSLTTAASLPPALAARLSQDLSNAISNSLKSQVASKTQEKSHPYRESSKQDHVHSNIANPRSSQDNARLTSKSETSKPVQHISANESLISPRPVAAKRTEQSIVGKSATHVVKGPPPKPPPKPSKQVINKATEQYKRSSVEVKDSSQVPLPPPQYSKPRKPEHLVPNIPTGDVRFAGSAEIIQRTTQINIPQYLRENCTESENNSSTAACDSDSDSSGPILYRDDDDEDDEVDDAGGLAAKVARRDTLALRLANRPNRTELEQRNIISSPQKTEEERSAVKVNLTRRLSQRPTKSELQQRNILPNETPEARVKEREEVKRQLTRKLSMRPTVKELIERKVLINWHEYVEVYEVQNYDRRGDKPWTRLTPADKASIRKELNEFKANEMTVHEDSRRYTRFHKP; via the exons ATGTCAAACTTTTCAAGGTCGTACAGTGACTCGGTCGCAATCGACCAGGACGAACAACCTGATGACAAAAAgaaag ATCATCGTTTGAGTGTTCCGGTTGAACAAACTAGTGATGAAATCAAAACAAGAAAAGACAAAGCACAAAGCAACTGGACCAAAATTTTTCGTCCATGGAGatggaagaaaaaaaagagaagCGAAAAATTTACAAAGACTGCAACAT CTCTTGAGAGAAAGATATCTGTTCGTAGCACGCGAGAGGACTTGATCAAACGTGGTCTGTTAACAGAAACCAATGGTGAACCTG CAGCATCAACTTTGGAGAAACCAGTTGTTCAATCAAGTGATGAACAAGACGAGTTGAATGAAGTTGATCAACAAGATGATACGATTTCATCTGCAATGAATCGTTTTCCATCCCTGCCAAAACAATCAGATTCGATTCGAAATCGCCGTCGTTCCCCTTCAG ACCCATCAGTGGCCATGCGTTCTGACAACGATCTGAATAGAAATAACGCAACACATGCAGCATGCCAAGCAAAATCTGAAGCAAGCACTCATTATAt ACATCAGAAATATCCATCAGATGAAGTGACGAGAGATAAAGGTGAAAACGATGCTCGAAGACATTTTCACAGACATTCATATCAGATCGCAACTTCTTCCTCTAACAGCCTCAATCGAGGAGATGACAGATTAAATGTTGGTAGATTTCAAATGCGTGGTTCAGGTGGCAATGATCTTGTTGCAGTTGGAATTATTGGTCACAATGCACCAGGTTCACGATCTGCAGTCTCATACAGTGGTCCTACTCCAATACCTGCAGAAAGAAGCTTTCCCAGGTCATCGGATTCATTGAAAAATGCTGAACAGCGTTTCAATGATGAACACAGCCTTACAACGGCTGCTTCATTGCCTCCTGCTTTAGCAGCAAGGCTCTCTCAAGATTTAAGCAATGCTATTTCCAACAGTCTGAAGAGCCAGGTTGCATCAAAGACACAAGAGAAGAGCCATCCTTACCGAGAATCAAGCAAACAAGATCATGTGCATTCCAATATTGCTAATCCTag aAGTTCCCAAGATAATGCCCGACTTACCTCAAAAAGTGAGACATCCAAACCTGTACAGCATATTAGTGCAAATGAAAGTTTAATTTCCCCGCGGCCTGTTGCTGCTAAAAGAACTGAG CAAAGTATTGTTGGAAAATCGGCAACCCATGTTGTAAAAGGCCCACCACCAAAACCGCCCCCAAAACCATCAAAACAAGTGATAAACAAG GCAACAGAGCAGTATAAACGATCAAGTGTTGAGGTGAAAGATTCTTCCCAAGTTCCACTGCCACCACCACAGTATAGCAAACCTAGAAAGCCAG AACACTTGGTGCCAAATATTCCGACTGGTGATGTGAGGTTTGCTGGAAGTGCTGAGATTATACAGAGAACTACACAGATCAATATACCACA atatttaaGAGAAAATTGCACAGAAAGTGAAAACAATTCCTCAACTGCCGCTTGTGATTCCGACTCTGATTCATCGGGACCAATCCTTTATCGCGATGATGATGATGAGGATGATGAAG ttgatGATGCTGGTGGCCTTGCTGCAAAAGTAGCTCGACGTGATACACTTGCTCTACGCCTCGCTAACCGACCAAATCGTACAGAGTtggaacaaagaaatattatatcCAGTCCCCAGAAGACAGAGGAAGAAAGATCAGCGGTTAAAGTTAATCTTACAAG ACGTTTGAGTCAACGCCCAACCAAGTCCGAATTACAGCAACGCAACATCTTGCCTAATGAAACTCCTGAAGCGAGAGTTAAGGAGAGGGAGGAG GTGAAACGTCAGTTAACTCGAAAATTATCAATGCGACCAACAGTGAAGGAACtaatagaaagaaaagttCTCATAAATTGGCATGAGTATGTAGAAGTGTATGAAGTGCAGAATTATGATCGACGGGGAGATAAACCTTGGACAAGGTTGACACCGGCAGATAAA GCCTCAATCCGCAAAGAGTTAAATGAGTTCAAAGCGAATGAAATGACAGTTCATGAAGACTCACGACGATATACTCGATTTCATAAACCATGA
- the LOC100183390 gene encoding phosphatase and actin regulator 2 isoform X1, whose amino-acid sequence MSNFSRSYSDSVAIDQDEQPDDKKKADHRLSVPVEQTSDEIKTRKDKAQSNWTKIFRPWRWKKKKRSEKFTKTATSLERKISVRSTREDLIKRGLLTETNGEPAASTLEKPVVQSSDEQDELNEVDQQDDTISSAMNRFPSLPKQSDSIRNRRRSPSDPSVAMRSDNDLNRNNATHAACQAKSEASTHYIHQKYPSDEVTRDKGENDARRHFHRHSYQIATSSSNSLNRGDDRLNVGRFQMRGSGGNDLVAVGIIGHNAPGSRSAVSYSGPTPIPAERSFPRSSDSLKNAEQRFNDEHSLTTAASLPPALAARLSQDLSNAISNSLKSQVASKTQEKSHPYRESSKQDHVHSNIANPRSSQDNARLTSKSETSKPVQHISANESLISPRPVAAKRTEQSIVGKSATHVVKGPPPKPPPKPSKQVINKATEQYKRSSVEVKDSSQVPLPPPQYSKPRKPEHLVPNIPTGDVRFAGSAEIIQRTTQINIPQYLRENCTESENNSSTAACDSDSDSSGPILYRDDDDEDDEVDDAGGLAAKVARRDTLALRLANRPNRTELEQRNIISSPQKTEEERSAVKVNLTRRLSQRPTKSELQQRNILPNETPEARVKEREEVKRQLTRKLSMRPTVKELIERKVLINWHEYVEVYEVQNYDRRGDKPWTRLTPADKASIRKELNEFKANEMTVHEDSRRYTRFHKP is encoded by the exons ATGTCAAACTTTTCAAGGTCGTACAGTGACTCGGTCGCAATCGACCAGGACGAACAACCTGATGACAAAAAgaaag CAGATCATCGTTTGAGTGTTCCGGTTGAACAAACTAGTGATGAAATCAAAACAAGAAAAGACAAAGCACAAAGCAACTGGACCAAAATTTTTCGTCCATGGAGatggaagaaaaaaaagagaagCGAAAAATTTACAAAGACTGCAACAT CTCTTGAGAGAAAGATATCTGTTCGTAGCACGCGAGAGGACTTGATCAAACGTGGTCTGTTAACAGAAACCAATGGTGAACCTG CAGCATCAACTTTGGAGAAACCAGTTGTTCAATCAAGTGATGAACAAGACGAGTTGAATGAAGTTGATCAACAAGATGATACGATTTCATCTGCAATGAATCGTTTTCCATCCCTGCCAAAACAATCAGATTCGATTCGAAATCGCCGTCGTTCCCCTTCAG ACCCATCAGTGGCCATGCGTTCTGACAACGATCTGAATAGAAATAACGCAACACATGCAGCATGCCAAGCAAAATCTGAAGCAAGCACTCATTATAt ACATCAGAAATATCCATCAGATGAAGTGACGAGAGATAAAGGTGAAAACGATGCTCGAAGACATTTTCACAGACATTCATATCAGATCGCAACTTCTTCCTCTAACAGCCTCAATCGAGGAGATGACAGATTAAATGTTGGTAGATTTCAAATGCGTGGTTCAGGTGGCAATGATCTTGTTGCAGTTGGAATTATTGGTCACAATGCACCAGGTTCACGATCTGCAGTCTCATACAGTGGTCCTACTCCAATACCTGCAGAAAGAAGCTTTCCCAGGTCATCGGATTCATTGAAAAATGCTGAACAGCGTTTCAATGATGAACACAGCCTTACAACGGCTGCTTCATTGCCTCCTGCTTTAGCAGCAAGGCTCTCTCAAGATTTAAGCAATGCTATTTCCAACAGTCTGAAGAGCCAGGTTGCATCAAAGACACAAGAGAAGAGCCATCCTTACCGAGAATCAAGCAAACAAGATCATGTGCATTCCAATATTGCTAATCCTag aAGTTCCCAAGATAATGCCCGACTTACCTCAAAAAGTGAGACATCCAAACCTGTACAGCATATTAGTGCAAATGAAAGTTTAATTTCCCCGCGGCCTGTTGCTGCTAAAAGAACTGAG CAAAGTATTGTTGGAAAATCGGCAACCCATGTTGTAAAAGGCCCACCACCAAAACCGCCCCCAAAACCATCAAAACAAGTGATAAACAAG GCAACAGAGCAGTATAAACGATCAAGTGTTGAGGTGAAAGATTCTTCCCAAGTTCCACTGCCACCACCACAGTATAGCAAACCTAGAAAGCCAG AACACTTGGTGCCAAATATTCCGACTGGTGATGTGAGGTTTGCTGGAAGTGCTGAGATTATACAGAGAACTACACAGATCAATATACCACA atatttaaGAGAAAATTGCACAGAAAGTGAAAACAATTCCTCAACTGCCGCTTGTGATTCCGACTCTGATTCATCGGGACCAATCCTTTATCGCGATGATGATGATGAGGATGATGAAG ttgatGATGCTGGTGGCCTTGCTGCAAAAGTAGCTCGACGTGATACACTTGCTCTACGCCTCGCTAACCGACCAAATCGTACAGAGTtggaacaaagaaatattatatcCAGTCCCCAGAAGACAGAGGAAGAAAGATCAGCGGTTAAAGTTAATCTTACAAG ACGTTTGAGTCAACGCCCAACCAAGTCCGAATTACAGCAACGCAACATCTTGCCTAATGAAACTCCTGAAGCGAGAGTTAAGGAGAGGGAGGAG GTGAAACGTCAGTTAACTCGAAAATTATCAATGCGACCAACAGTGAAGGAACtaatagaaagaaaagttCTCATAAATTGGCATGAGTATGTAGAAGTGTATGAAGTGCAGAATTATGATCGACGGGGAGATAAACCTTGGACAAGGTTGACACCGGCAGATAAA GCCTCAATCCGCAAAGAGTTAAATGAGTTCAAAGCGAATGAAATGACAGTTCATGAAGACTCACGACGATATACTCGATTTCATAAACCATGA
- the LOC100183390 gene encoding phosphatase and actin regulator 2 isoform X5, whose translation MSNFSRSYSDSVAIDQDEQPDDKKKDHRLSVPVEQTSDEIKTRKDKAQSNWTKIFRPWRWKKKKRSEKFTKTATSLERKISVRSTREDLIKRGLLTETNGEPASTLEKPVVQSSDEQDELNEVDQQDDTISSAMNRFPSLPKQSDSIRNRRRSPSDPSVAMRSDNDLNRNNATHAACQAKSEASTHYIHQKYPSDEVTRDKGENDARRHFHRHSYQIATSSSNSLNRGDDRLNVGRFQMRGSGGNDLVAVGIIGHNAPGSRSAVSYSGPTPIPAERSFPRSSDSLKNAEQRFNDEHSLTTAASLPPALAARLSQDLSNAISNSLKSQVASKTQEKSHPYRESSKQDHVHSNIANPRSSQDNARLTSKSETSKPVQHISANESLISPRPVAAKRTEQSIVGKSATHVVKGPPPKPPPKPSKQVINKATEQYKRSSVEVKDSSQVPLPPPQYSKPRKPEHLVPNIPTGDVRFAGSAEIIQRTTQINIPQYLRENCTESENNSSTAACDSDSDSSGPILYRDDDDEDDEVDDAGGLAAKVARRDTLALRLANRPNRTELEQRNIISSPQKTEEERSAVKVNLTRRLSQRPTKSELQQRNILPNETPEARVKEREEVKRQLTRKLSMRPTVKELIERKVLINWHEYVEVYEVQNYDRRGDKPWTRLTPADKASIRKELNEFKANEMTVHEDSRRYTRFHKP comes from the exons ATGTCAAACTTTTCAAGGTCGTACAGTGACTCGGTCGCAATCGACCAGGACGAACAACCTGATGACAAAAAgaaag ATCATCGTTTGAGTGTTCCGGTTGAACAAACTAGTGATGAAATCAAAACAAGAAAAGACAAAGCACAAAGCAACTGGACCAAAATTTTTCGTCCATGGAGatggaagaaaaaaaagagaagCGAAAAATTTACAAAGACTGCAACAT CTCTTGAGAGAAAGATATCTGTTCGTAGCACGCGAGAGGACTTGATCAAACGTGGTCTGTTAACAGAAACCAATGGTGAACCTG CATCAACTTTGGAGAAACCAGTTGTTCAATCAAGTGATGAACAAGACGAGTTGAATGAAGTTGATCAACAAGATGATACGATTTCATCTGCAATGAATCGTTTTCCATCCCTGCCAAAACAATCAGATTCGATTCGAAATCGCCGTCGTTCCCCTTCAG ACCCATCAGTGGCCATGCGTTCTGACAACGATCTGAATAGAAATAACGCAACACATGCAGCATGCCAAGCAAAATCTGAAGCAAGCACTCATTATAt ACATCAGAAATATCCATCAGATGAAGTGACGAGAGATAAAGGTGAAAACGATGCTCGAAGACATTTTCACAGACATTCATATCAGATCGCAACTTCTTCCTCTAACAGCCTCAATCGAGGAGATGACAGATTAAATGTTGGTAGATTTCAAATGCGTGGTTCAGGTGGCAATGATCTTGTTGCAGTTGGAATTATTGGTCACAATGCACCAGGTTCACGATCTGCAGTCTCATACAGTGGTCCTACTCCAATACCTGCAGAAAGAAGCTTTCCCAGGTCATCGGATTCATTGAAAAATGCTGAACAGCGTTTCAATGATGAACACAGCCTTACAACGGCTGCTTCATTGCCTCCTGCTTTAGCAGCAAGGCTCTCTCAAGATTTAAGCAATGCTATTTCCAACAGTCTGAAGAGCCAGGTTGCATCAAAGACACAAGAGAAGAGCCATCCTTACCGAGAATCAAGCAAACAAGATCATGTGCATTCCAATATTGCTAATCCTag aAGTTCCCAAGATAATGCCCGACTTACCTCAAAAAGTGAGACATCCAAACCTGTACAGCATATTAGTGCAAATGAAAGTTTAATTTCCCCGCGGCCTGTTGCTGCTAAAAGAACTGAG CAAAGTATTGTTGGAAAATCGGCAACCCATGTTGTAAAAGGCCCACCACCAAAACCGCCCCCAAAACCATCAAAACAAGTGATAAACAAG GCAACAGAGCAGTATAAACGATCAAGTGTTGAGGTGAAAGATTCTTCCCAAGTTCCACTGCCACCACCACAGTATAGCAAACCTAGAAAGCCAG AACACTTGGTGCCAAATATTCCGACTGGTGATGTGAGGTTTGCTGGAAGTGCTGAGATTATACAGAGAACTACACAGATCAATATACCACA atatttaaGAGAAAATTGCACAGAAAGTGAAAACAATTCCTCAACTGCCGCTTGTGATTCCGACTCTGATTCATCGGGACCAATCCTTTATCGCGATGATGATGATGAGGATGATGAAG ttgatGATGCTGGTGGCCTTGCTGCAAAAGTAGCTCGACGTGATACACTTGCTCTACGCCTCGCTAACCGACCAAATCGTACAGAGTtggaacaaagaaatattatatcCAGTCCCCAGAAGACAGAGGAAGAAAGATCAGCGGTTAAAGTTAATCTTACAAG ACGTTTGAGTCAACGCCCAACCAAGTCCGAATTACAGCAACGCAACATCTTGCCTAATGAAACTCCTGAAGCGAGAGTTAAGGAGAGGGAGGAG GTGAAACGTCAGTTAACTCGAAAATTATCAATGCGACCAACAGTGAAGGAACtaatagaaagaaaagttCTCATAAATTGGCATGAGTATGTAGAAGTGTATGAAGTGCAGAATTATGATCGACGGGGAGATAAACCTTGGACAAGGTTGACACCGGCAGATAAA GCCTCAATCCGCAAAGAGTTAAATGAGTTCAAAGCGAATGAAATGACAGTTCATGAAGACTCACGACGATATACTCGATTTCATAAACCATGA